From a region of the Ovis aries strain OAR_USU_Benz2616 breed Rambouillet chromosome 10, ARS-UI_Ramb_v3.0, whole genome shotgun sequence genome:
- the SPATA13 gene encoding spermatogenesis-associated protein 13 isoform X5, protein MVARGEMARFWSLESLHPVSSDGGAEPSALVDDNGSEEDFSYEDLCRANPRYLQPGGEQLAINELIGDGSVVCAEALWDHVTMDEQELGFKAGDVIQVLEASHKDWWWGRSADREAWFPASFVRLRVNQEELSEGSSGSPGEEQEEDTGRARHKHPESKQQMRANVVQEIMDTERVYIKHLRDICEGYIRQCRKHTAMFSVAQLATIFGNIEDIYRFQRKFLKDLEKQYNKEEPHLSEIGSCFLQHQEGFAIYSEYCNNHPGACAELAGLMRQRRYRHFFEACRLLQQMIDIALDGFLLTPVQKICKYPLQLAELLKYTAPEHSDYENIKAAYEAMKNVACLINERKRKLESIDKIARWQVSIVGWEGQDLLERSSELIHSGELTSVTRQGRSQQRTFFLFDHQLVFCKKDLLRRDVLYYRGRTDTDTVELVDLEDGRDGARGPGLRNAFRLASRTGDEVHLFCARKPEDKARWLQAFRDERRRVQEDRALGMEISENQKKLAMLNAQKAAHGKSKGYGGCPTAPPLQSLRPVHQRHVTVPSSLPQQQVFALAEPKRKPSLFWHTFNKLAPFRK, encoded by the exons ATGGTGGCGAGGGGGGAAATGGCAAGATTCTGGAGTCTGGAGAGCCTTCACCCGG tttctTCCGATGGAGGTGCGGAGCCGTCTGCCCTAGTGGACGACAACGGCAGCGAGGAGGACTTCAGCTACGAGGACCTGTGTCGGGCCAACCCCCGATACCTGCAGCCGGGTGGGGAGCAGCTGGCCATCAACGAG CTGATCGGCGATGGCAGCGTGGTCTGCGCGGAGGCCCTGTGGGACCACGTGACCATGGACGAACAGGAGCTGGGCTTCAAGGCGGGGGACGTCATCCAGGTCCTGGAGGCTTCGCACAAGGACTGGTGGTGGGGCCGCAGCGCAGACAGGGAGGCATGGTTCCCGGCCAGCTTCGTTCGG CTGCGCGTCAACCAGGAGGAGCTGTCAGAGGGCTCCAGCGGCAGCCCTGGCGAAGAGCAGGAGGAGGACACGGGTAGGGCCCGCCACAAGCACCCCGAGAGCAAGCAGCAGATGCGGGCCAACGTGGTCCAGGAGATCATGGACACTGAGCGCGTGTACATCAAGCACCTCCGGGACATCTGCGAG GGCTACATTAGACAGTGTCGTAAGCATACGGCAATGTTCTCGGTTGCACAACTGGCCACCATTTTCGGAAACATTGAAGACATTTACAGATTCCAAAGAAAGTTCTTGAAAGACCTTGAGAAGCAGTACAATAAAGAGGAACCTCACCTGAGTGAAATAGGGTCCTGCTTCCTTCAGCAC CAAGAGGGCTTCGCCATCTACTCGGAGTATTGCAACAACCACCCGGGCGCCTGCGCGGAGCTGGCAGGCCTGATGCGGCAGCGCCGCTACCGGCACTTCTTCGAGGCCTGCCGGTTGCTCCAGCAGATGATCGACATCGCGCTGGACGGCTTCCTGCTGACGCCCGTGCAGAAGATCTGCAAGTACCCGCTGCAGCTGGCCGAGCTGCTCAAGTACACCGCGCCGGAGCACAG TGATTACGAAAATATAAAGGCAGCATACGAGGCCATGAAGAATGTTGCCTGCCTGATCAATGAGCGGAAACGCAAGCTGGAGAGCATAGACAAGATCGCGCGGTGGCAGGTGTCCATCGTGGGCTGGGAG ggccAGGACCTCCTGGAGCGCAGCTCGGAGCTGATCCACTCCGGGGAGCTGACCAGCGTCACGCGGCAGGGCAGGAGCCAGCAGCGCACCTTCTTCCTGTTCGACCaccagctggtgttctgcaagaAGGACCTGCTGCGCAGGGACGTGCTCTACTACCGCGGCCGCACCGACACAGACACCGTCGAGCTGGTGGACCTGGAAGACGGCCGCGACGGTGCCCGCGGGCCGGGCCTCAGGAACGCCTTCAGGCTGGCCAGCCGCACGGGCGACGAGGTGCACCTGTTCTGCGCCAGGAAGCCCGAGGACAAGGCACGGTGGCTGCAGGCCTTCAGGGACGAGCGCCGGCGGGTGCAGGAGGACCGGGCGCTGG GAATGGAAATTTCAGAAAATCAGAAGAAACTCGCCATGTTAAATGCTCAAAAGGCAGCACACGGAAAGTCAAAAG GCTACGGCGGCTGCCCCACGGCCCCCCCGCTCCAGAGCCTGCGGCCGGTTCACCAGCGCCACGTCACCGTGCCCAGCAGCCTGCCGCAGCAGCAGGTGTTCGCCCTGGCCGAGCCCAAGAGGAAGCCGTCGCTCTTCTGGCACACCTTCAACAAGCTCGCCCCCTTCAGGAAGTGA
- the SPATA13 gene encoding spermatogenesis-associated protein 13 isoform X6 yields MVARGEMARFWSLESLHPGAEPSALVDDNGSEEDFSYEDLCRANPRYLQPGGEQLAINELIGDGSVVCAEALWDHVTMDEQELGFKAGDVIQVLEASHKDWWWGRSADREAWFPASFVRLRVNQEELSEGSSGSPGEEQEEDTGRARHKHPESKQQMRANVVQEIMDTERVYIKHLRDICEGYIRQCRKHTAMFSVAQLATIFGNIEDIYRFQRKFLKDLEKQYNKEEPHLSEIGSCFLQHQEGFAIYSEYCNNHPGACAELAGLMRQRRYRHFFEACRLLQQMIDIALDGFLLTPVQKICKYPLQLAELLKYTAPEHSDYENIKAAYEAMKNVACLINERKRKLESIDKIARWQVSIVGWEGQDLLERSSELIHSGELTSVTRQGRSQQRTFFLFDHQLVFCKKDLLRRDVLYYRGRTDTDTVELVDLEDGRDGARGPGLRNAFRLASRTGDEVHLFCARKPEDKARWLQAFRDERRRVQEDRALGMEISENQKKLAMLNAQKAAHGKSKGYGGCPTAPPLQSLRPVHQRHVTVPSSLPQQQVFALAEPKRKPSLFWHTFNKLAPFRK; encoded by the exons ATGGTGGCGAGGGGGGAAATGGCAAGATTCTGGAGTCTGGAGAGCCTTCACCCGG GTGCGGAGCCGTCTGCCCTAGTGGACGACAACGGCAGCGAGGAGGACTTCAGCTACGAGGACCTGTGTCGGGCCAACCCCCGATACCTGCAGCCGGGTGGGGAGCAGCTGGCCATCAACGAG CTGATCGGCGATGGCAGCGTGGTCTGCGCGGAGGCCCTGTGGGACCACGTGACCATGGACGAACAGGAGCTGGGCTTCAAGGCGGGGGACGTCATCCAGGTCCTGGAGGCTTCGCACAAGGACTGGTGGTGGGGCCGCAGCGCAGACAGGGAGGCATGGTTCCCGGCCAGCTTCGTTCGG CTGCGCGTCAACCAGGAGGAGCTGTCAGAGGGCTCCAGCGGCAGCCCTGGCGAAGAGCAGGAGGAGGACACGGGTAGGGCCCGCCACAAGCACCCCGAGAGCAAGCAGCAGATGCGGGCCAACGTGGTCCAGGAGATCATGGACACTGAGCGCGTGTACATCAAGCACCTCCGGGACATCTGCGAG GGCTACATTAGACAGTGTCGTAAGCATACGGCAATGTTCTCGGTTGCACAACTGGCCACCATTTTCGGAAACATTGAAGACATTTACAGATTCCAAAGAAAGTTCTTGAAAGACCTTGAGAAGCAGTACAATAAAGAGGAACCTCACCTGAGTGAAATAGGGTCCTGCTTCCTTCAGCAC CAAGAGGGCTTCGCCATCTACTCGGAGTATTGCAACAACCACCCGGGCGCCTGCGCGGAGCTGGCAGGCCTGATGCGGCAGCGCCGCTACCGGCACTTCTTCGAGGCCTGCCGGTTGCTCCAGCAGATGATCGACATCGCGCTGGACGGCTTCCTGCTGACGCCCGTGCAGAAGATCTGCAAGTACCCGCTGCAGCTGGCCGAGCTGCTCAAGTACACCGCGCCGGAGCACAG TGATTACGAAAATATAAAGGCAGCATACGAGGCCATGAAGAATGTTGCCTGCCTGATCAATGAGCGGAAACGCAAGCTGGAGAGCATAGACAAGATCGCGCGGTGGCAGGTGTCCATCGTGGGCTGGGAG ggccAGGACCTCCTGGAGCGCAGCTCGGAGCTGATCCACTCCGGGGAGCTGACCAGCGTCACGCGGCAGGGCAGGAGCCAGCAGCGCACCTTCTTCCTGTTCGACCaccagctggtgttctgcaagaAGGACCTGCTGCGCAGGGACGTGCTCTACTACCGCGGCCGCACCGACACAGACACCGTCGAGCTGGTGGACCTGGAAGACGGCCGCGACGGTGCCCGCGGGCCGGGCCTCAGGAACGCCTTCAGGCTGGCCAGCCGCACGGGCGACGAGGTGCACCTGTTCTGCGCCAGGAAGCCCGAGGACAAGGCACGGTGGCTGCAGGCCTTCAGGGACGAGCGCCGGCGGGTGCAGGAGGACCGGGCGCTGG GAATGGAAATTTCAGAAAATCAGAAGAAACTCGCCATGTTAAATGCTCAAAAGGCAGCACACGGAAAGTCAAAAG GCTACGGCGGCTGCCCCACGGCCCCCCCGCTCCAGAGCCTGCGGCCGGTTCACCAGCGCCACGTCACCGTGCCCAGCAGCCTGCCGCAGCAGCAGGTGTTCGCCCTGGCCGAGCCCAAGAGGAAGCCGTCGCTCTTCTGGCACACCTTCAACAAGCTCGCCCCCTTCAGGAAGTGA
- the SPATA13 gene encoding spermatogenesis-associated protein 13 isoform X7 codes for MDEQELGFKAGDVIQVLEASHKDWWWGRSADREAWFPASFVRLRVNQEELSEGSSGSPGEEQEEDTGRARHKHPESKQQMRANVVQEIMDTERVYIKHLRDICEGYIRQCRKHTAMFSVAQLATIFGNIEDIYRFQRKFLKDLEKQYNKEEPHLSEIGSCFLQHQEGFAIYSEYCNNHPGACAELAGLMRQRRYRHFFEACRLLQQMIDIALDGFLLTPVQKICKYPLQLAELLKYTAPEHSDYENIKAAYEAMKNVACLINERKRKLESIDKIARWQVSIVGWEGQDLLERSSELIHSGELTSVTRQGRSQQRTFFLFDHQLVFCKKDLLRRDVLYYRGRTDTDTVELVDLEDGRDGARGPGLRNAFRLASRTGDEVHLFCARKPEDKARWLQAFRDERRRVQEDRALGMEISENQKKLAMLNAQKAAHGKSKGYGGCPTAPPLQSLRPVHQRHVTVPSSLPQQQVFALAEPKRKPSLFWHTFNKLAPFRK; via the exons ATGGACGAACAGGAGCTGGGCTTCAAGGCGGGGGACGTCATCCAGGTCCTGGAGGCTTCGCACAAGGACTGGTGGTGGGGCCGCAGCGCAGACAGGGAGGCATGGTTCCCGGCCAGCTTCGTTCGG CTGCGCGTCAACCAGGAGGAGCTGTCAGAGGGCTCCAGCGGCAGCCCTGGCGAAGAGCAGGAGGAGGACACGGGTAGGGCCCGCCACAAGCACCCCGAGAGCAAGCAGCAGATGCGGGCCAACGTGGTCCAGGAGATCATGGACACTGAGCGCGTGTACATCAAGCACCTCCGGGACATCTGCGAG GGCTACATTAGACAGTGTCGTAAGCATACGGCAATGTTCTCGGTTGCACAACTGGCCACCATTTTCGGAAACATTGAAGACATTTACAGATTCCAAAGAAAGTTCTTGAAAGACCTTGAGAAGCAGTACAATAAAGAGGAACCTCACCTGAGTGAAATAGGGTCCTGCTTCCTTCAGCAC CAAGAGGGCTTCGCCATCTACTCGGAGTATTGCAACAACCACCCGGGCGCCTGCGCGGAGCTGGCAGGCCTGATGCGGCAGCGCCGCTACCGGCACTTCTTCGAGGCCTGCCGGTTGCTCCAGCAGATGATCGACATCGCGCTGGACGGCTTCCTGCTGACGCCCGTGCAGAAGATCTGCAAGTACCCGCTGCAGCTGGCCGAGCTGCTCAAGTACACCGCGCCGGAGCACAG TGATTACGAAAATATAAAGGCAGCATACGAGGCCATGAAGAATGTTGCCTGCCTGATCAATGAGCGGAAACGCAAGCTGGAGAGCATAGACAAGATCGCGCGGTGGCAGGTGTCCATCGTGGGCTGGGAG ggccAGGACCTCCTGGAGCGCAGCTCGGAGCTGATCCACTCCGGGGAGCTGACCAGCGTCACGCGGCAGGGCAGGAGCCAGCAGCGCACCTTCTTCCTGTTCGACCaccagctggtgttctgcaagaAGGACCTGCTGCGCAGGGACGTGCTCTACTACCGCGGCCGCACCGACACAGACACCGTCGAGCTGGTGGACCTGGAAGACGGCCGCGACGGTGCCCGCGGGCCGGGCCTCAGGAACGCCTTCAGGCTGGCCAGCCGCACGGGCGACGAGGTGCACCTGTTCTGCGCCAGGAAGCCCGAGGACAAGGCACGGTGGCTGCAGGCCTTCAGGGACGAGCGCCGGCGGGTGCAGGAGGACCGGGCGCTGG GAATGGAAATTTCAGAAAATCAGAAGAAACTCGCCATGTTAAATGCTCAAAAGGCAGCACACGGAAAGTCAAAAG GCTACGGCGGCTGCCCCACGGCCCCCCCGCTCCAGAGCCTGCGGCCGGTTCACCAGCGCCACGTCACCGTGCCCAGCAGCCTGCCGCAGCAGCAGGTGTTCGCCCTGGCCGAGCCCAAGAGGAAGCCGTCGCTCTTCTGGCACACCTTCAACAAGCTCGCCCCCTTCAGGAAGTGA